One window from the genome of Deltaproteobacteria bacterium encodes:
- a CDS encoding YcjX family protein — protein sequence MAYGLTAKRKIAITGLAQSGKTSFLTSLLWQLHEFENALFHLENNVRITQFREVRAASTFPFDRFRSLMSSENGNWPTKTTDTHRYICTFKRSDRSRARQVEFVDFPGERIADAGIALYDDYATWSRYMFSQFAADSSHRGAAHAFEQELGNILAASTNRSQNGVENFDPRLQQIAHSYKLLLARYARDCRILVSPSIFMLDRHGGEADGENPEALAEQRLCGLDASSQFAPLPTSMLNENSGLAQAMQTHYKRYRKEFVMPTFGNVTDAQGVIVTVDITSLLAGGVDRYNDNCAVLLALFESMQRHSSIHRVLNIFRKLRLWSSAVQRVAFVATKSDLVREDDLKKDRLKSLLRSMTRRVKDLLPSVEIRWFDCSACISTIQMGESRLRAVVDYDRERPWVEFPVSALPDEWPDEWGPDCYRFRRVAARSPRNIQKPPRHRNLDAVFDFVAM from the coding sequence ATGGCATACGGTCTGACAGCAAAGAGAAAGATTGCCATAACTGGCTTGGCTCAAAGCGGCAAGACTTCCTTCTTGACCTCCTTGTTATGGCAATTGCACGAATTCGAGAATGCCCTATTTCACCTCGAAAACAACGTGCGGATCACACAGTTTCGCGAAGTTCGGGCCGCATCGACGTTTCCGTTTGACCGCTTTCGAAGTCTCATGTCCAGCGAAAACGGGAATTGGCCAACCAAAACGACCGATACCCATCGTTACATATGCACTTTCAAACGCTCTGATCGATCAAGAGCACGACAAGTGGAATTCGTCGACTTCCCCGGAGAACGTATCGCAGACGCGGGGATCGCGCTGTACGACGATTACGCAACTTGGTCCCGCTACATGTTTTCACAATTCGCCGCAGACTCCTCTCACCGGGGCGCCGCCCATGCTTTCGAGCAAGAGTTGGGGAACATCCTCGCGGCGTCCACAAACCGGTCGCAGAACGGTGTCGAGAATTTCGACCCGCGGTTGCAGCAGATCGCTCACAGCTACAAGTTGCTTTTGGCGCGCTATGCACGGGATTGCCGCATCCTGGTATCGCCATCCATATTCATGTTGGATCGCCATGGCGGTGAGGCAGACGGCGAGAATCCCGAGGCGTTGGCGGAACAGCGCTTGTGCGGTTTGGATGCGTCGAGTCAGTTCGCCCCGCTACCGACAAGCATGTTGAACGAGAATTCCGGGTTGGCGCAAGCCATGCAGACGCACTACAAACGTTACCGAAAGGAGTTCGTCATGCCAACTTTCGGCAATGTGACCGACGCTCAAGGCGTGATCGTGACGGTGGACATCACATCGCTGCTTGCCGGCGGAGTCGATCGTTACAACGACAATTGCGCGGTCCTCTTGGCTTTGTTCGAAAGCATGCAGAGGCATTCGTCCATCCACCGGGTACTCAACATATTTCGGAAATTGAGACTCTGGTCTTCGGCGGTGCAGCGGGTCGCGTTTGTGGCTACGAAATCCGACCTCGTGAGGGAAGACGATCTGAAGAAGGATCGCTTGAAGTCCTTGTTGCGCAGCATGACCCGGCGCGTAAAGGACCTGTTGCCCAGTGTGGAGATAAGGTGGTTTGACTGCAGCGCATGCATCTCGACCATTCAGATGGGCGAGAGCAGGCTGCGTGCGGTGGTGGACTATGACAGAGAACGACCATGGGTGGAATTTCCCGTGTCCGCGCTGCCAGATGAATGGCCGGACGAGTGGGGACCGGATTGCTACCGGTTCCGTAGAGTGGCAGCTCGTTCACCGCGTAACATCCAAAAGCCTCCCAGGCATCGCAATCTGGACGCCGTTTTCGACTTCGTCGCAATGTAG